From a single Anomaloglossus baeobatrachus isolate aAnoBae1 chromosome 4, aAnoBae1.hap1, whole genome shotgun sequence genomic region:
- the LOC142302766 gene encoding E3 ubiquitin/ISG15 ligase TRIM25-like: MASADLRDELLCSICLSSYTDPVMLRCGHKFCRVCINRVLDIQDESGVYSCPECRERFQERPALMRNIALRNIMENLLITQPTQTETGVCCTYCVDSPVPAVRSCLHCEASLCEKHLRAHSKSPEHVLSDPSTSLEKRKCSVHKKILEYYCTEDAACICVSCSLAGEHRGHRVEMLDDASEKKKTKLRNVLHKLTTKRAETEERARSLEERRRKAKEKAAGEVERVTALCTDIRRRVDDLEKKVLSEISRQEKEESLSLSALIHQLEIKKDELSRKMRHIEELCNMTNPLTVLQEPDTGDLCDPEEEGGDEDTGGHDKQLHDGDDLDVAVISHTLHTLCEVITGIRSGIYVEGPADILLDINTADNNLLI, encoded by the coding sequence ATGGCGTCTGCTGATCTGAGAgacgagctgctctgctccatctgtctgagcTCTTATACAGATCctgtaatgctgagatgtggacacaagtTCTGCCGGGTCTGTATTAATCGTGTGCTGGATATACAGGACGagtctggagtttattcctgtcctgaatgCAGAGAAAGGTTTCAGGAGCGGCCGGCGCTGATGAGGAACATAGCTCTGCGGAACATAATGGAGAATTTACTCATTACTCAACCAACACAGACGGAAACCGGAGtctgctgcacttactgtgtggactctcctgtacctgctgttagatcctgtctacactgtgaggcttctctgtgtgagaaacacctgagggctcacagcaaatcaccagaacacgtcttatctgatcccagcacttctctggagaaaaggaaatgttctgtccataagaagatcctggaatattactgcactgaggacgcggcttgtatctgtgtgtcctgcagtttggcTGGAGAACATCGGGGACACCGGGTGGAGATGCTGGATGATGCCTCTGAGAAGAAGAAGACGAAACTGAGAAATGTTCTCCACAAACTGACCACAAAGAGAGCGGAGACTGAGGAAAGAGCCCGGAGTCTGGAGGAGCGCAGGAGAAAAGCTAAAGAAAAAGCAGCTGGAGAAGTcgagagagtcactgccctgtgtacagacatcaggagacgggtggacgacctggagaagaaggtcctgagtgagatctccaggcaggaaaaggaagagtcactgtcactgtctgctctgatccatcagctggagataaagaaggacgagctgtccaggaagatgaggcacattgaggagctgtgtaacatgactaatccactgaccgtcttacaggaaccagacaccggggacttgtgtgatcctgaggaggagggaggtgatgaggacacagggggacatgataaacaactccatgatggagatgacctggatgtggctgtgatctcacacacattacacacattatgtgaggtaataacAGGTATAAGGAGCGGGATCTATGTGGAGGGTCCTGCCGACATATTACTGGATATAAACACAGCTGATAATAATCTCCTTATATGA